In the genome of Acidobacteriota bacterium, one region contains:
- a CDS encoding COX15/CtaA family protein, which produces MRLASLVTATAQLALGIATLLYVVPVPLAVFHQGWARVVLLAELRWCRHGARHA; this is translated from the coding sequence ATTCGACTCGCTTCGCTCGTCACGGCGACCGCCCAGCTGGCTCTCGGCATCGCCACGCTGCTCTACGTGGTGCCCGTGCCGCTCGCCGTGTTCCACCAGGGTTGGGCCCGGGTCGTGCTGCTCGCGGAGCTGCGGTGGTGCCGGCATGGCGCACGCCACGCCTGA